A genomic segment from Salvelinus alpinus chromosome 8, SLU_Salpinus.1, whole genome shotgun sequence encodes:
- the LOC139583841 gene encoding collectin-12-like: MKDDFADEEEVQSFGYKRFGIQEGTQCTKCKNEWALKTSIALLYVLCTLLTIAVAVLGYKVVQKVDNVSEGIESYGGKIIAVETDLKKLDDQTGEKSENTTTEIQAFKNNIWALQRQLSEVAERSSSNRAALGRLQDAGQDMQGSQVSIQGLLDANTAMLRSVNGTLRAYGGTMEGLQDDTARLQTELQEQVRQQSQAKFSIGNLNLTQAQQRGLILALQRSVDDTSQAIQKIRNDFQSIEQTARQTKSDADWLREKVQNLQVLASNASVLAKANNDILEDVGSQLASLSGQLQNTSSLAENHDQTLREIMDQQRDHDNLTSSKFDQLEIRLDESEGSIDRVTGNISFTTQLLGAINLNLNELRTCAETVGRHSDYLADLNSTVLDVRSDTTTLRLQQDDLAARLDKEVTSLSIVMEEMKLVDSKHSQLITNFTILQGPPGPRGPRGDKGPQGAAGQAGQKGEKGDKGGPGVQGLRGEKGSPGPLGLTGSRGQQGSRGNPGSKGSRGSGGRAGPPGAKGEPGTAGLLGRDGQPGPQGPQGPPGDLGQVGPAGVQGPRGAVGPVGAPGPPGLPGHPARPAAVAAVPLAYVSLKSDFPAPTVLAPGCPHEWVGFRDKCYHFSRELHNFDDAKKSCDAQTASMVIINDIAEQKWLQKQTSGKGYFWMGLTDREKENVWHWLDGTEPAFTKWKPGQPDNWSHGHERGEDCAGLIHEGLWNDFFCEDLISYICEKAMESSKTPGL; this comes from the exons TGGTGCAAAAGGTTGACAATGTGTCCGAAGGTATTGAGAGCTATGGGGGGAAGATCATTGCTGTGGAAACAGACTTGAAAAAGCTAG ATGACCAGACTGGCGAGAAGTCGGAGAACACCACCACAGAAATCCAGGCCTTTAAGAACAACATCTGGGCTCTGCAGAGGCAGCTGTCCGAGGTGGCTGAAAGGAGCAGTAGTAACCGGGCAGCCCTGGGTCGTCTGCAGGATGCTGGCCAGGACATGCAAGGCAGCCAGGTCTCCATCCAGGGTCTGCTGGACGCCAACACAGCCATGCTGAGGTCCGTCAACGGCACCTTGCGGGCCTACGGCGGCACCATGGAGGGTCTTCAGGACGACACGGCTCGGCTGCAGACGGAGCTTCAGGAGCAGGTTCGGCAGCAGAGCCAGGCCAAGTTCAGCATCGGGAATCTCAACCTCACCCAGGCCCAACAAAGGGGCCTGATCTTGGCTTTGCAGAGGTCAGTGGACGACACCAGCCAGGCCATCCAGAAGATCCGCAATGACTTCCAGAGCATAGAGCAGACGGCCAGGCAGACTAAGTCGGACGCTGATTGGCTGCGGGAGAAGGTGCAGAACCTCCAGGTGCTGGCCTCCAACGCCTCTGTCCTGGCCAAGGCCAACAACGACATTCTGGAGGACGTGGGTTCTCAGCTGGCCTCGCTGTCCGGACAGCTGCAGAACACCTCCAGCCTGGCGGAGAACCACGACCAGACCCTCAGGGAGATCATGGACCAGCAGAGGGACCATGACAACCTCACCTCCTCCAAGTTCGACCAGCTGGAGATACGCCTGGACGAGTCGGAGGGGAGCATCGACCGCGTGACGGGCAACATCAGCTTTACAACCCAACTCCTGGGCGCCATCAATCTCAACCTCAACGAGCTGCGCACCTGCGCTGAAACAGTGGGACGCCACTCCGACTACCTGGCTGACCTGAACTCCACGGTTTTGGACGTGAGGTCGGACACCACCACACTAAGGTTGCAGCAGGACGACCTGGCGGCCCGCCTCGACAAGGAGGTCACCAGCCTCTCCATAGTCATGGAGGAGATGAAACTGGTGGACAGCAAGCACTCACAGCTAATCACCAACTTCACCATTCTCCAGG GTCCACCTGGTCCCAGAGGCCCGCGGGGAGACAAAGGACCCCAGGGAGCGGCCGGTCAGGCCGGTCagaagggggagaaaggggataaAGGTGGGCCTGGGGTGCAGGGGCTCCGTGGAGAGAAGGGATCTCCAGGACCACTGGGACTAACAGGTTCCAGAGGTCAACAAGGCTCACGGGGCAACCCAGGTTCAAAGGGCTCCCGAGGGTCAGGCGGCAGGGCAGGACCTCCGGGGGCGAAGGGTGAGCCAGGAACGGCTGGGCTCCTTGGGAGAGACGGACAGCCCGGTCCTCAGGGGCCCCAGGGCCCGCCGGGAGACCTAGGACAGGTGGGACCAGCTGGGGTACAGGGACCCAGGGGAGCGGTGGGGCCTGTGGGGGCCCCAGGGCCACCTGGACTACCAGGACATCCTGCCCGAcctgcagcagtagcagcagtgccTTTGGCCTATGTCTCTCTGAAGAGTGACTTCCCCGCCCCTACAGTGTTGGCCCCAG GTTGTCCTCATGAGTGGGTTGGCTTCAGAGACAAATGCTACCACTTCTCCAGGGAGCTGCACAACTTTGACGATGCAAAGAAAAGCTGTGATGCCCAGACTGCGTCAATGGTGATCATTAACGACATAGCTGAACAG AAATGGCTGCAGAAGCAGACCTCTGGAAAGGGCTACTTCTGGATGGGTCTGACAGATAGGGAGAAGGAGAATGTTTGGCACTGGCTGGATGGAACCGAACCTGCCTTCAC GAAGTGGAAGCCGGGCCAGCCAGACAACTGGAGCCACGggcatgagagaggagaggactgcgcAGGCCTCATCCACGAAGGACTGTGGAATGATTTCTTCTGTGAAGATCTCATCAGCTACATCTGCGAGAAAGCCATGGAGAGCT CAAAAACTCCAGGGTTATAG